The Styela clava chromosome 10, kaStyClav1.hap1.2, whole genome shotgun sequence genome window below encodes:
- the LOC120337493 gene encoding uncharacterized protein LOC120337493 isoform X1: MPHYICVRFQVDGRIVVVHESWLVGEAHCRWPQSGNIEEMVKIGTKPKSEWGVWEIDILGGDDEYETCSRRAYSTQQSWGSHTKVQTYPENKDIPIPPVPTPQNVSSADRSLMETEKDTASTTSRALLSHNPRKRKAPSDSELKATLKRLEQSISLINKNLSGRLKDIEDKLKPILNDSSTTSFNSGNRSPLITPSYSPKYDRNEKHERHCHTVRSPANTMEELDEWLDAQDTYAVAKRVSNVQLRATVRTFMKCVMTKALAKQFSWSGFGSRRLKTKTSFRDHKVFNYLIDVLHDTPHRRAPQSEVADSIKKVLMGVGDWDGGRTRKFASAAATSESFPTIAFFP; the protein is encoded by the exons ATGCCACATTATATTTGCGTTCGATTCCAAGTTGATGGGCGAATTGTCGTGGTCCACGAATCATGGCTGGTTGGTGAAGCCCATTGTAGATGGCCTCAATCTGGCAACATTGAAGAAATGGTGAAAATTGGAACGAAACCCAAATCTGAATGGGGAGTTTGGGAGATTGATATTCTAGGCGGAGATG ACGAATATGAGACTTGTTCCAGAAGAGCTTACAGCACACAACAATCATGGGGATCTCATACTAAAGTACAGACGTATCCAGAAAACAAAGACATTCCAATCCCACCTGTACCAACTCCACAGAATGTTAG cagTGCAGACCGATCTTTGATGGAGACTGAGAAAGACACGGCATCAACGACCAGCAGGGCATTGCTTTCACACAATCCTCGTAAACGAAAAGCTCCGTCAGATTCTGAACTCAAAGCAACCTTGAAACGACTCGAACAATCAATTTCtctaattaataaaaatttatcggGTCGACTCAAAGACATTGAAGATAAATTAAAACCAATTTTAAAT GATTCTTCGACAACTTCCTTCAACAGCGGTAATCGCAGTCCATTGATAACGCCATCTTACAGTCCAAAGTACGACAGAAATGAGAAACATGAACGACATTGTCATACTGTAAGGTCTCCTGCTAACACAATGGAAGAACTGGATGAATGGTTAGATGCGCAG GACACTTATGCAGTTGCCAAACGAGTCTCAAACGTCCAACTTCGAGCGACAGTTCGTACTTTCATGAAATGTGTTATGACCAAAGCGTTGGCGAAACAATTCAGTTGGAGTGGTTTTGGAAGCCGAAGATTGAAAACCAAAACTAGTTTCAGAGATCATAAAGTCTTCAATTACCTCATTG ACGTTCTTCATGACACTCCTCATAGAAGAGCGCCTCAGTCTGAAgtagctgattcaatcaaaaaAGTACTGATGGGTGTCGGAGATTGGGACGGTGGCAGAACTAGAAAGTTTGCCTCTGCGGCCGCGACTTCAGAATCATTCCCAACGATCGCGTTCTTTCCGTGA
- the LOC120337493 gene encoding uncharacterized protein LOC120337493 isoform X2 — MPHYICVRFQVDGRIVVVHESWLVGEAHCRWPQSGNIEEMVKIGTKPKSEWGVWEIDILGGDDEYETCSRRAYSTQQSWGSHTKVQTYPENKDIPIPPVPTPQNVSADRSLMETEKDTASTTSRALLSHNPRKRKAPSDSELKATLKRLEQSISLINKNLSGRLKDIEDKLKPILNDSSTTSFNSGNRSPLITPSYSPKYDRNEKHERHCHTVRSPANTMEELDEWLDAQDTYAVAKRVSNVQLRATVRTFMKCVMTKALAKQFSWSGFGSRRLKTKTSFRDHKVFNYLIDVLHDTPHRRAPQSEVADSIKKVLMGVGDWDGGRTRKFASAAATSESFPTIAFFP, encoded by the exons ATGCCACATTATATTTGCGTTCGATTCCAAGTTGATGGGCGAATTGTCGTGGTCCACGAATCATGGCTGGTTGGTGAAGCCCATTGTAGATGGCCTCAATCTGGCAACATTGAAGAAATGGTGAAAATTGGAACGAAACCCAAATCTGAATGGGGAGTTTGGGAGATTGATATTCTAGGCGGAGATG ACGAATATGAGACTTGTTCCAGAAGAGCTTACAGCACACAACAATCATGGGGATCTCATACTAAAGTACAGACGTATCCAGAAAACAAAGACATTCCAATCCCACCTGTACCAACTCCACAGAATGTTAG TGCAGACCGATCTTTGATGGAGACTGAGAAAGACACGGCATCAACGACCAGCAGGGCATTGCTTTCACACAATCCTCGTAAACGAAAAGCTCCGTCAGATTCTGAACTCAAAGCAACCTTGAAACGACTCGAACAATCAATTTCtctaattaataaaaatttatcggGTCGACTCAAAGACATTGAAGATAAATTAAAACCAATTTTAAAT GATTCTTCGACAACTTCCTTCAACAGCGGTAATCGCAGTCCATTGATAACGCCATCTTACAGTCCAAAGTACGACAGAAATGAGAAACATGAACGACATTGTCATACTGTAAGGTCTCCTGCTAACACAATGGAAGAACTGGATGAATGGTTAGATGCGCAG GACACTTATGCAGTTGCCAAACGAGTCTCAAACGTCCAACTTCGAGCGACAGTTCGTACTTTCATGAAATGTGTTATGACCAAAGCGTTGGCGAAACAATTCAGTTGGAGTGGTTTTGGAAGCCGAAGATTGAAAACCAAAACTAGTTTCAGAGATCATAAAGTCTTCAATTACCTCATTG ACGTTCTTCATGACACTCCTCATAGAAGAGCGCCTCAGTCTGAAgtagctgattcaatcaaaaaAGTACTGATGGGTGTCGGAGATTGGGACGGTGGCAGAACTAGAAAGTTTGCCTCTGCGGCCGCGACTTCAGAATCATTCCCAACGATCGCGTTCTTTCCGTGA